In Acanthochromis polyacanthus isolate Apoly-LR-REF ecotype Palm Island chromosome 24, KAUST_Apoly_ChrSc, whole genome shotgun sequence, the DNA window aTCTATTTTCCTGCaataatatttatttgaaaaacCCAAAAGATATTTATTTACTTCATACAAAAATTATTGAATAAATGATTCATGCATTGTTTCTACATATAATACcagttaatttatttaaaaatgtgtagaaaCTAATATGTTTTCccatatgtttttttaaaaaggcatctattttcattttattccatttatttatcttcttcttcatgtttttgtgcagtGATCGACTCGTCATCCTGAGCAGGAAGACCCGCCCACCGCCGGCTGATTGACAGCTGCTAAAATCAACACTGAGAGGAACAAAGAAAACCAGAGGGATGTAATATAGTCAGTTATTCCTGATCTCACTGTGGGTGGATGAAGACGTTCTGGACTGAAGCTGTGTCCGTCGTCTTCTCAACTCTGTCTCTTCGCCACAGAGAAAACTTCACGCTGATCGCAGCCGGATTCAGACCGGCTGGAGGGGCGGAGTAGGGCCTGGAggacagaaaagagacacaTCAACTGTTTTAgtcactttttcttttactgcCACGTCTGTTTGGCCTTAAATTGGTTTGGTTATCTGATTTAAAGTGTTCatttattgagattttaatacatgaaactgtaaaaacagagcaaattGTCAGATTTCCAACTTTCAGGTGGTCTCCTGGTTTTCATCAGAATCCCTTCGTTCTCTTGCCTTTAAAACTCTCGGCCTCCCCCCTCTCACATGTGCCTGGATAAAGGACTTCCTCACCAACCGGCCCCAGGCTGTGAGACTCGGCCCCCACCTGTCCTCCACGCGGACACTGAGCACCGGCTCCCCACAAGGCTGTGTGCTGAGCCCCCTCCTGTACTGCCTCTACACCCATGACTGTCGTCCGGCCCACAACAGCAACCTCATCGTGAAGTTTgctgacgacacaacagttgTCGGACTCATCTCAGGAGAAGACGAGACAGCCTACAGAGGGGAGGTCCTGAAGTTGGCAGCTTGGTgttcagaaaacaacctggctctgaacaccaagaaaacaaaggagatcATTGTCAACTTTAGGAAGCTCGGCACCGATCTAGCCCCCCTCTACATCAACGGTGAGTGTGTGGAGAGGGTCCACAGCTTCCGGTTCCTAGGCGTCCTCATCTCCTCCGACATCTCCTGGACGGACAACACCACGGCGATCATTAAGAAGGCGCAGCAGCGGCTACACCTCCTGAGGGTTCTCAAGAAACACAACTTGGACCCCACCCTGCTGACGACCTTCTATCGCTCGTCCATTGAGAGCCTGCTGACTTACTGCATCACAGTGTGGTACGGCAGCTGCACCATGGCAGACAGGAAGGGGCTTCAGAGGGTTGTtaagacagcacagaaaatcatcggctgccccctcccctccctgatgGACATTTACACCTCCCGCTGCCTTAAAAGGGCAGGAAACATCATCAAGGACAACTTCCACCCTGGTTCCGACCTGTTTGTCCTGTTGCCCTCAGGAAGGCGCTACAGGTgcatcagaaccaaaacaaacagactcaaaaacagtttctttccaaaagccatcaccactctgaactcaaacatgcactgacatTCCAACCCTCCCTCCCAAGACTACCTCATAACCGTCTACTGTGCAATACGGACTATTctaatgtgcaatatcacactgaccatgcactttttatcctttttaactgttttaacttattcttttttgtgatttttattacatgtatcttgcactgatggagatgctctaaatctcattgtccttgtgtatagtgacaataaaaggCATTCTATTCTAAAACTTCGCCCAAAACAAACCGTCAGCAATAAAcagattcaacaaaaaaaaaacaacaactctggGCTCTGCTGGGCCACAGTGAAGCCATGAACGACTCAGCTGAGAGTTTTAGGTTGAACAGTGTTTCCAACAGTTTAACAGCTTACGTGCCTGTATAAAGGCTACACTGTTCCTCGTCTTTGTTCAGATTCTGCTCTGTTCATGTCGACTCCTTGTCcaagtaaaactttgctttaattttgttgtttccagTGTCAGTGACATCTGTGGGCAGGTTGGTTCCAGagcaaataatgaaagaaatgcagcttttgtcttttgttaggATTCCAGAATACATCTCCAGCCGTGGACGTGCCAGATTTGacattgtttgaaaaatgagctcacagtgaggaAAGAATGtccataaagagacagaaatataACTGAATAAATCAAGGACTGTAAGCAGACGTGAAATGAGCATAAACAGAAAATCAGCACCAAGAGATacgaaacaaacacaaagacacaacggCTATCTGactgaatgacaaaaacacacaaaaaacaagaaaaacggcGGAAGAGTTCATATTAGTTATgaaaaatctgtgaataaaCAACAGTTTCTCACAGGATAAAAGCAGTGGTCGGTTTCATTACCGGACACAGTGAGCGTCGGTCACCACCCAGCAGCCTCCGATATAAACTCCTCCACACTGGAACTCCTGCTTCACCTCCACCCCCACCTGCCACTGGATCTGAGtctgcacagaaaaacacatcagtttcTGCTTCCATCGACGggtttcagtaaaaaaaaagagagaaaagaacaacatacatgaagctaaaattcatcAAATCATCACGTTTTTCTCTGATTTGAGTTTTTGCTTGCCTGTGGTCAGctgacatttatctgacagatcAATCTGTCAGACACTTTGTGAGATTAAATTTAGTCACAAAAGTGCCACATTCAGCAAGTTTTTCAAGCATTTAGATTTAATGGAGcaataatcagaaaatattAACGACAAAAACTTGAAACTTTCACTGTTACTTCTCTATAAATATTAAACTTGGAGggataaaaagaaaactgtgtgAAAACTGGTTGTAATAAAATGTGGTTAAAGCCACTGACCGGGTGAGTCGGCCGTCCTCCCACCACCCTCCTGAAGcgtcctcttcctccctcctcctcatcatcccTGACTCTGGTCACTTTAGGAACTCCACACTTCAGCCTGGACTCCAGGTGTGCTCTGGCCGCCTTCGTTTCTacacaaaaataagaatttgaactacaaacacttttattttcttacaaaAATCACATTAGCTGTCAcctgcagcatttatttttcagtcgtTGTTCAGCGACAATCAGCCAAACAGACAAACTTCTGTATCAGTGTGTCCGAATATTCTGAAAATATGTATGTAAATATATGTTAAATATATCTGAAAGTATATGTTAAATACACATGTAAATTTagattaaatacaaataaagcatgCTTTAAATGCTTATAAAAATGTAATCTAATACTTTACTGTGATAATCAGCCTAACAGACAAACTTTTGTATCAGTCTCTGACACAGTGACACAACACTGCCACCTTCAGGCCAAATAGTGAAATTCAACACTGATCTAtatgtaaaaatatgtaaaatatatattaaagcaTACATTAAATAGATCTGAAAAAGTGcattaaacactttttaaagTGTACATTCAATTTATATAAAAGCTTGCATTCAATAtgtatgaaaacataaaatctgtatgaaaacaaactttaaacacatatatgaatgaatgaattttttattattgtgtctTACAAACATTCAGTATGCCCAGCCCTAACATGGGCTTATAAGAcaccaaaataaacaccaaTATATAAGTGGAATGTGAATATTcattatgtaaaaaatgtgttgaataCGTATTACggcatacattaaataaatatgaaaatgtacattaaatacattttcaggCTTATGTAAAAtctgtatgaaaacaaatttttaaaatgataaaattgaTATAAGCACAAACAGgaatattcattaaaaatatacgtaaatatatttaaaagtgGTTAAAATACATTTGTTAAATACATATGTAAATTTGttaaatacatataaatatatgcTATATctatagtaaaataaatgttacatatgtatgtaaatatatgttatatagttatatatgtgtgtatatatatatatatatgtgtgtgtgtatatatatatatatatatatatatacacacacacatatatatgtgtgtatatatatatatgtgtgtgtatatatatatatatatatatatatatatatatatacacacacatatatatgtatgcattAAATATGTATGTTTATATATATGTTAAATATACTATGTATCTATATAATAGTTTGCTAGCTAACATTTGAATGTGTTACTAAATACATGAATATTTAAAGTACATGTAGATATATTTACATACCACTTTTAGGAGAGATGTACTCTGGAAAAACACACGAAGAACAAAATATGTGAGCAGATACGTTACCATAGCAACAATACAGTATGACATGGCAGCGATACGACACCGTGGTTACCTgtgagaggagggagtgatGGCAGAGGCCCTGTGGGGTAGAAAACATGAGACTTCAGCTGGGATCCTGTTTGTTTACCTGTGATCAGCTGATGTTTACCTGTGATCAGCTGATGTTTACCTGTGATCAGCTGATGTTTACCTGTGATCAGCTGGTGTTTACCTGTGATCAGCTGGTGTTTGCTTGTGATCAGCTGATGTTTACCTGTGATCAGCTGGTGTTTACCTGTGATCAGCTGATGTTTACCTGTGATCAGCTGATGTTTACCTGTGATCAGCTGATGTTTACCTGTGATCAGCTGATGTTTAACTGTGATCAGCTGATGTTTACCTGTGATCAGCTGGTGTTTACCTGTGATCAGCTGGTGTTTGCTTGTGATCAGCTGATGTTTACCTGTGATCAGCTGATGTTTACCTGTGATCAGCTGGTGTTTGCTTGTGATCAGCTGATGTTTACCTGTGATCAGCTGATGTTTACCTGTGATCAGCTTATGTTTACCTGTGATCAGCTGATGTTTACCTGTGATCAGCTGGTGTTTGCTTGTGATCAGCTGATGTTTACCTGTGATCAGCTGATGTTTACCTGTGATCAGCTGGGATTCGTCCTCTCCTCTCAGACAGTCCACCTGGCCGTCGCCCAGCCTCTCTCTGTGCAGACACACACCTGAGCTGCAGAGGAACGCTCCGTTCCTGCATCCTGGAGGCACCAGATGTTGAAGGAGATGTTGGAATGAGCATCACGTTATAATGGGATCATTAAACAGGTTTCTGTCCAACCATGCAAGTCATTATTGACATGTTCTTTAAACACGtatgaaaacatttattcagaACACGTGAAAATGTACACTGGATGCGTGTTGAAGTGTGTACatggtgtgtatttgtgtgttacCTCGGCAGCACATCTCGTCACTGCGGTCACCACAGTCGTCAACACCATCACACGTCTGATTGATGGACACACACTTCCTGTTTACACACCTGAAGTCGCACTCCTCACCTGAAACACACCACAGTTACCGTTGTGTTACCAAGGTTAACTCAGTAACACAACAGTGCGACACATCTGAGGCGGTTCGGCACTGACCTGCCAGCTGATCACAGGTTACCGTGGCGACCTTCCCGCCGTCCACCCTGACACTGTCATAGATGTCACACTCAGCCAGCGAGTTCTCGTAACCTTGACAACGGATGCTGACACATTTTACTGGCTGGTTGTCGGTCTGCAGGGCGACGTACGGAAGAGAACCGGTGGAGGCAGCGCCGCTGTTAcacaacaacaatacacaacataacaacaacataacaacaacacaagacaaCACACAACAACGATACACAACAATACAACACAGCAACATCTGTCTGTTGGTATTTAATAAGTGTTTATGCCTTCAGCACTGCTGGTTCTAATTCTTGAGCCTAGTTCTGGACCTGGTTCTAGTCCTGGACCTGGTTCTAGTCTTGGACATGGTTCTAG includes these proteins:
- the LOC110971507 gene encoding complement factor I-like isoform X18 — encoded protein: MMFVRMVSVSLLLLLLSVLFSAQSFAVKTDEFLGPPECLENRFTRESCDLVFCPPWQRCFNGRCFCKPADQCPTGGVASVCCHDNQLRSYCQAMATSCLTRKPVMSHFGGNCSDHQTKFRTSIEQNTGVVRLFIPSTGSTGNTGSSGEELLVCEQLWDMAAANVACKDNGHLLGAASTGSLPYVALQTDNQPVKCVSIRCQGYENSLAECDIYDSVRVDGGKVATVTCDQLAGEECDFRCVNRKCVSINQTCDGVDDCGDRSDEMCCRGCRNGAFLCSSGVCLHRERLGDGQVDCLRGEDESQLITGKHQLITGKHQLITSKHQLITGKHQLITGKHQLITSKHQLITGKHQLITGKHQLITSKHQLITGKHQLITGKHQLITSKHQLITGKHQLITGKQTGSQLKSHVFYPTGPLPSLPPLTEYISPKSETKAARAHLESRLKCGVPKVTRVRDDEEEGGRGRFRRVVGGRPTHPTQIQWQVGVEVKQEFQCGGVYIGGCWVVTDAHCVRPYSAPPAGLNPAAISVKFSLWRRDRVEKTTDTASVQNVFIHPQFNPNTSENAIALLELKKLENSEECLSENPAVSPICVPWTSRLFQPNHTCTISGWGRLRQAGPTALVLQWAEVSLIADCQRFYNSSLKVGMICAGNLDGGVDACTGDNGGPLVCRDELGVSYLWGIVSWGRGCGRADSPGVYVQVSHYFEWIRLITGWSTVTKFNS
- the LOC110971507 gene encoding complement factor I-like isoform X17, whose protein sequence is MMFVRMVSVSLLLLLLSVLFSAQSFAVKTDEFLGPPECLENRFTRESCDLVFCPPWQRCFNGRCFCKPADQCPTGGVASVCCHDNQLRSYCQAMATSCLTRKPVMSHFGGNCSDHQTKFRTSIEQNTGVVRLFIPSTGSTGNTGSSGEELLVCEQLWDMAAANVACKDNGHLLGAASTGSLPYVALQTDNQPVKCVSIRCQGYENSLAECDIYDSVRVDGGKVATVTCDQLAGEECDFRCVNRKCVSINQTCDGVDDCGDRSDEMCCRGCRNGAFLCSSGVCLHRERLGDGQVDCLRGEDESQLITGKHQLITGKHQLITSKHQLITGKHQLITSKHQLITGKHQLITGKHQLITGKHQLITGKHQLITGKHQLITGKHQLITSKHQLITGKHQLITGKQTGSQLKSHVFYPTGPLPSLPPLTEYISPKSETKAARAHLESRLKCGVPKVTRVRDDEEEGGRGRFRRVVGGRPTHPTQIQWQVGVEVKQEFQCGGVYIGGCWVVTDAHCVRPYSAPPAGLNPAAISVKFSLWRRDRVEKTTDTASVQNVFIHPQFNPNTSENAIALLELKKLENSEECLSENPAVSPICVPWTSRLFQPNHTCTISGWGRLRQAGPTALVLQWAEVSLIADCQRFYNSSLKVGMICAGNLDGGVDACTGDNGGPLVCRDELGVSYLWGIVSWGRGCGRADSPGVYVQVSHYFEWIRLITGWSTVTKFNS
- the LOC110971507 gene encoding complement factor I-like isoform X19 — translated: MMFVRMVSVSLLLLLLSVLFSAQSFAVKTDEFLGPPECLENRFTRESCDLVFCPPWQRCFNGRCFCKPADQCPTGGVASVCCHDNQLRSYCQAMATSCLTRKPVMSHFGGNCSDHQTKFRTSIEQNTGVVRLFIPSTGSTGNTGSSGEELLVCEQLWDMAAANVACKDNGHLLGAASTGSLPYVALQTDNQPVKCVSIRCQGYENSLAECDIYDSVRVDGGKVATVTCDQLAGEECDFRCVNRKCVSINQTCDGVDDCGDRSDEMCCRGCRNGAFLCSSGVCLHRERLGDGQVDCLRGEDESQLITGKHQLITGKHQLITSKHQLITGKHQLITSKHQLITGKHQLITGKHQLITGKHQLITGKHQLITGKHQLITGKHQLITSKHQLITGKHQLITGKQTGSQLKSHVFYPTGPLPSLPPLTEYISPKSETKAARAHLESRLKCGVPKVTRVRDDEEEGGRGRFRRVVGGRPTHPTQIQWQVGVEVKQEFQCGGVYIGGCWVVTDAHCVRPYSAPPAGLNPAAISVKFSLWRRDRVEKTTDTASVQNVFIHPQFNPNTSENAIALLELKKLENSEECLSENPAVSPICVPWTSRLFQPNHTCTISGWGRLRQAGPTALVLQWAEVSLIADCQRFYNSSLKVGMICAGNLDGGVDACTGDNGGPLVCRDELGVSYLWGIVSWGRGCGRADSPGVYVQVSHYFEWIRLITGWSTVTKFNS
- the LOC110971507 gene encoding complement factor I-like isoform X36 gives rise to the protein MMFVRMVSVSLLLLLLSVLFSAQSFAVKTDEFLGPPECLENRFTRESCDLVFCPPWQRCFNGRCFCKPADQCPTGGVASVCCHDNQLRSYCQAMATSCLTRKPVMSHFGGNCSDHQTKFRTSIEQNTGVVRLFIPSTGSTGNTGSSGEELLVCEQLWDMAAANVACKDNGHLLGAASTGSLPYVALQTDNQPVKCVSIRCQGYENSLAECDIYDSVRVDGGKVATVTCDQLAGEECDFRCVNRKCVSINQTCDGVDDCGDRSDEMCCRGCRNGAFLCSSGVCLHRERLGDGQVDCLRGEDESQLITGKHQLITGKHQLITSKHQLITGKHQLITGKHKLITGKHQLITSKHQLITGKHQLITGKHQLITSKHQLITGKHQLITGKQTGSQLKSHVFYPTGPLPSLPPLTEYISPKSETKAARAHLESRLKCGVPKVTRVRDDEEEGGRGRFRRVVGGRPTHPTQIQWQVGVEVKQEFQCGGVYIGGCWVVTDAHCVRPYSAPPAGLNPAAISVKFSLWRRDRVEKTTDTASVQNVFIHPQFNPNTSENAIALLELKKLENSEECLSENPAVSPICVPWTSRLFQPNHTCTISGWGRLRQAGPTALVLQWAEVSLIADCQRFYNSSLKVGMICAGNLDGGVDACTGDNGGPLVCRDELGVSYLWGIVSWGRGCGRADSPGVYVQVSHYFEWIRLITGWSTVTKFNS
- the LOC110971507 gene encoding complement factor I-like isoform X7, giving the protein MMFVRMVSVSLLLLLLSVLFSAQSFAVKTDEFLGPPECLENRFTRESCDLVFCPPWQRCFNGRCFCKPADQCPTGGVASVCCHDNQLRSYCQAMATSCLTRKPVMSHFGGNCSDHQTKFRTSIEQNTGVVRLFIPSTGSTGNTGSSGEELLVCEQLWDMAAANVACKDNGHLLGAASTGSLPYVALQTDNQPVKCVSIRCQGYENSLAECDIYDSVRVDGGKVATVTCDQLAGEECDFRCVNRKCVSINQTCDGVDDCGDRSDEMCCRGCRNGAFLCSSGVCLHRERLGDGQVDCLRGEDESQLITGKHQLITGKHQLITSKHQLITGKHQLITGKHKLITGKHQLITSKHQLITGKHQLITGKHQLITGKHQLITGKHQLITGKHQLITGKHQLITSKHQLITGKHQLITGKQTGSQLKSHVFYPTGPLPSLPPLTEYISPKSETKAARAHLESRLKCGVPKVTRVRDDEEEGGRGRFRRVVGGRPTHPTQIQWQVGVEVKQEFQCGGVYIGGCWVVTDAHCVRPYSAPPAGLNPAAISVKFSLWRRDRVEKTTDTASVQNVFIHPQFNPNTSENAIALLELKKLENSEECLSENPAVSPICVPWTSRLFQPNHTCTISGWGRLRQAGPTALVLQWAEVSLIADCQRFYNSSLKVGMICAGNLDGGVDACTGDNGGPLVCRDELGVSYLWGIVSWGRGCGRADSPGVYVQVSHYFEWIRLITGWSTVTKFNS
- the LOC110971507 gene encoding complement factor I-like isoform X16; this encodes MMFVRMVSVSLLLLLLSVLFSAQSFAVKTDEFLGPPECLENRFTRESCDLVFCPPWQRCFNGRCFCKPADQCPTGGVASVCCHDNQLRSYCQAMATSCLTRKPVMSHFGGNCSDHQTKFRTSIEQNTGVVRLFIPSTGSTGNTGSSGEELLVCEQLWDMAAANVACKDNGHLLGAASTGSLPYVALQTDNQPVKCVSIRCQGYENSLAECDIYDSVRVDGGKVATVTCDQLAGEECDFRCVNRKCVSINQTCDGVDDCGDRSDEMCCRGCRNGAFLCSSGVCLHRERLGDGQVDCLRGEDESQLITGKHQLITGKHQLITSKHQLITGKHQLITSKHQLITGKHQLITGKHQLITSKHQLITGKHQLITGKHQLITGKHQLITSKHQLITGKHQLITGKQTGSQLKSHVFYPTGPLPSLPPLTEYISPKSETKAARAHLESRLKCGVPKVTRVRDDEEEGGRGRFRRVVGGRPTHPTQIQWQVGVEVKQEFQCGGVYIGGCWVVTDAHCVRPYSAPPAGLNPAAISVKFSLWRRDRVEKTTDTASVQNVFIHPQFNPNTSENAIALLELKKLENSEECLSENPAVSPICVPWTSRLFQPNHTCTISGWGRLRQAGPTALVLQWAEVSLIADCQRFYNSSLKVGMICAGNLDGGVDACTGDNGGPLVCRDELGVSYLWGIVSWGRGCGRADSPGVYVQVSHYFEWIRLITGWSTVTKFNS
- the LOC110971507 gene encoding complement factor I-like isoform X10 translates to MMFVRMVSVSLLLLLLSVLFSAQSFAVKTDEFLGPPECLENRFTRESCDLVFCPPWQRCFNGRCFCKPADQCPTGGVASVCCHDNQLRSYCQAMATSCLTRKPVMSHFGGNCSDHQTKFRTSIEQNTGVVRLFIPSTGSTGNTGSSGEELLVCEQLWDMAAANVACKDNGHLLGAASTGSLPYVALQTDNQPVKCVSIRCQGYENSLAECDIYDSVRVDGGKVATVTCDQLAGEECDFRCVNRKCVSINQTCDGVDDCGDRSDEMCCRGCRNGAFLCSSGVCLHRERLGDGQVDCLRGEDESQLITGKHQLITGKHQLITSKHQLITGKHQLITSKHQLITGKHQLITGKHQLITSKHQLITGKHQLITGKHQLITGKHQLITGKHQLITSKHQLITGKHQLITGKQTGSQLKSHVFYPTGPLPSLPPLTEYISPKSETKAARAHLESRLKCGVPKVTRVRDDEEEGGRGRFRRVVGGRPTHPTQIQWQVGVEVKQEFQCGGVYIGGCWVVTDAHCVRPYSAPPAGLNPAAISVKFSLWRRDRVEKTTDTASVQNVFIHPQFNPNTSENAIALLELKKLENSEECLSENPAVSPICVPWTSRLFQPNHTCTISGWGRLRQAGPTALVLQWAEVSLIADCQRFYNSSLKVGMICAGNLDGGVDACTGDNGGPLVCRDELGVSYLWGIVSWGRGCGRADSPGVYVQVSHYFEWIRLITGWSTVTKFNS
- the LOC110971507 gene encoding complement factor I-like isoform X2, coding for MMFVRMVSVSLLLLLLSVLFSAQSFAVKTDEFLGPPECLENRFTRESCDLVFCPPWQRCFNGRCFCKPADQCPTGGVASVCCHDNQLRSYCQAMATSCLTRKPVMSHFGGNCSDHQTKFRTSIEQNTGVVRLFIPSTGSTGNTGSSGEELLVCEQLWDMAAANVACKDNGHLLGAASTGSLPYVALQTDNQPVKCVSIRCQGYENSLAECDIYDSVRVDGGKVATVTCDQLAGEECDFRCVNRKCVSINQTCDGVDDCGDRSDEMCCRGCRNGAFLCSSGVCLHRERLGDGQVDCLRGEDESQLITGKHQLITGKHQLITSKHQLITGKHQLITSKHQLITGKHQLITGKHQLITSKHQLITGKHQLITGKHQLITGKHQLITGKHQLITGKHQLITGKHQLITSKHQLITGKHQLITGKQTGSQLKSHVFYPTGPLPSLPPLTEYISPKSETKAARAHLESRLKCGVPKVTRVRDDEEEGGRGRFRRVVGGRPTHPTQIQWQVGVEVKQEFQCGGVYIGGCWVVTDAHCVRPYSAPPAGLNPAAISVKFSLWRRDRVEKTTDTASVQNVFIHPQFNPNTSENAIALLELKKLENSEECLSENPAVSPICVPWTSRLFQPNHTCTISGWGRLRQAGPTALVLQWAEVSLIADCQRFYNSSLKVGMICAGNLDGGVDACTGDNGGPLVCRDELGVSYLWGIVSWGRGCGRADSPGVYVQVSHYFEWIRLITGWSTVTKFNS
- the LOC110971507 gene encoding complement factor I-like isoform X20, yielding MMFVRMVSVSLLLLLLSVLFSAQSFAVKTDEFLGPPECLENRFTRESCDLVFCPPWQRCFNGRCFCKPADQCPTGGVASVCCHDNQLRSYCQAMATSCLTRKPVMSHFGGNCSDHQTKFRTSIEQNTGVVRLFIPSTGSTGNTGSSGEELLVCEQLWDMAAANVACKDNGHLLGAASTGSLPYVALQTDNQPVKCVSIRCQGYENSLAECDIYDSVRVDGGKVATVTCDQLAGEECDFRCVNRKCVSINQTCDGVDDCGDRSDEMCCRGCRNGAFLCSSGVCLHRERLGDGQVDCLRGEDESQLITGKHQLITGKHQLITSKHQLITGKHQLITGKHQLITSKHQLITGKHQLITGKHQLITGKHQLITGKHQLITGKHQLITSKHQLITGKHQLITGKQTGSQLKSHVFYPTGPLPSLPPLTEYISPKSETKAARAHLESRLKCGVPKVTRVRDDEEEGGRGRFRRVVGGRPTHPTQIQWQVGVEVKQEFQCGGVYIGGCWVVTDAHCVRPYSAPPAGLNPAAISVKFSLWRRDRVEKTTDTASVQNVFIHPQFNPNTSENAIALLELKKLENSEECLSENPAVSPICVPWTSRLFQPNHTCTISGWGRLRQAGPTALVLQWAEVSLIADCQRFYNSSLKVGMICAGNLDGGVDACTGDNGGPLVCRDELGVSYLWGIVSWGRGCGRADSPGVYVQVSHYFEWIRLITGWSTVTKFNS
- the LOC110971507 gene encoding complement factor I-like isoform X14, translating into MMFVRMVSVSLLLLLLSVLFSAQSFAVKTDEFLGPPECLENRFTRESCDLVFCPPWQRCFNGRCFCKPADQCPTGGVASVCCHDNQLRSYCQAMATSCLTRKPVMSHFGGNCSDHQTKFRTSIEQNTGVVRLFIPSTGSTGNTGSSGEELLVCEQLWDMAAANVACKDNGHLLGAASTGSLPYVALQTDNQPVKCVSIRCQGYENSLAECDIYDSVRVDGGKVATVTCDQLAGEECDFRCVNRKCVSINQTCDGVDDCGDRSDEMCCRGCRNGAFLCSSGVCLHRERLGDGQVDCLRGEDESQLITGKHQLITGKHQLITSKHQLITGKHQLITGKHQLITSKHQLITGKHQLITGKHQLITGKHQLITGKHQLITGKHQLITGKHQLITSKHQLITGKHQLITGKQTGSQLKSHVFYPTGPLPSLPPLTEYISPKSETKAARAHLESRLKCGVPKVTRVRDDEEEGGRGRFRRVVGGRPTHPTQIQWQVGVEVKQEFQCGGVYIGGCWVVTDAHCVRPYSAPPAGLNPAAISVKFSLWRRDRVEKTTDTASVQNVFIHPQFNPNTSENAIALLELKKLENSEECLSENPAVSPICVPWTSRLFQPNHTCTISGWGRLRQAGPTALVLQWAEVSLIADCQRFYNSSLKVGMICAGNLDGGVDACTGDNGGPLVCRDELGVSYLWGIVSWGRGCGRADSPGVYVQVSHYFEWIRLITGWSTVTKFNS
- the LOC110971507 gene encoding complement factor I-like isoform X34, giving the protein MMFVRMVSVSLLLLLLSVLFSAQSFAVKTDEFLGPPECLENRFTRESCDLVFCPPWQRCFNGRCFCKPADQCPTGGVASVCCHDNQLRSYCQAMATSCLTRKPVMSHFGGNCSDHQTKFRTSIEQNTGVVRLFIPSTGSTGNTGSSGEELLVCEQLWDMAAANVACKDNGHLLGAASTGSLPYVALQTDNQPVKCVSIRCQGYENSLAECDIYDSVRVDGGKVATVTCDQLAGEECDFRCVNRKCVSINQTCDGVDDCGDRSDEMCCRGCRNGAFLCSSGVCLHRERLGDGQVDCLRGEDESQLITGKHQLITGKHQLITSKHQLITGKHQLITSKHQLITGKHQLITGKHQLITGKHQLITGKHQLITSKHQLITGKHQLITGKQTGSQLKSHVFYPTGPLPSLPPLTEYISPKSETKAARAHLESRLKCGVPKVTRVRDDEEEGGRGRFRRVVGGRPTHPTQIQWQVGVEVKQEFQCGGVYIGGCWVVTDAHCVRPYSAPPAGLNPAAISVKFSLWRRDRVEKTTDTASVQNVFIHPQFNPNTSENAIALLELKKLENSEECLSENPAVSPICVPWTSRLFQPNHTCTISGWGRLRQAGPTALVLQWAEVSLIADCQRFYNSSLKVGMICAGNLDGGVDACTGDNGGPLVCRDELGVSYLWGIVSWGRGCGRADSPGVYVQVSHYFEWIRLITGWSTVTKFNS
- the LOC110971507 gene encoding complement factor I-like isoform X48; the encoded protein is MMFVRMVSVSLLLLLLSVLFSAQSFAVKTDEFLGPPECLENRFTRESCDLVFCPPWQRCFNGRCFCKPADQCPTGGVASVCCHDNQLRSYCQAMATSCLTRKPVMSHFGGNCSDHQTKFRTSIEQNTGVVRLFIPSTGSTGNTGSSGEELLVCEQLWDMAAANVACKDNGHLLGAASTGSLPYVALQTDNQPVKCVSIRCQGYENSLAECDIYDSVRVDGGKVATVTCDQLAGEECDFRCVNRKCVSINQTCDGVDDCGDRSDEMCCRGCRNGAFLCSSGVCLHRERLGDGQVDCLRGEDESQLITGKHQLITGKHQLITSKHQLITGKHQLITSKHQLITGKHQLITSKHQLITGKHQLITGKQTGSQLKSHVFYPTGPLPSLPPLTEYISPKSETKAARAHLESRLKCGVPKVTRVRDDEEEGGRGRFRRVVGGRPTHPTQIQWQVGVEVKQEFQCGGVYIGGCWVVTDAHCVRPYSAPPAGLNPAAISVKFSLWRRDRVEKTTDTASVQNVFIHPQFNPNTSENAIALLELKKLENSEECLSENPAVSPICVPWTSRLFQPNHTCTISGWGRLRQAGPTALVLQWAEVSLIADCQRFYNSSLKVGMICAGNLDGGVDACTGDNGGPLVCRDELGVSYLWGIVSWGRGCGRADSPGVYVQVSHYFEWIRLITGWSTVTKFNS